One Streptomyces umbrinus genomic window, CCACCGTGGGAACCGTCCAGTTGGAGTCCCCCGCCGTCGTCGCTCGCATCAAGAGCGAGGAGGGGGCCGGGGCGCTGCCGCTGGGGGAGCGGTTGCGGATACGGCTCAGGCAGGCCGACCCGGGTTCGTCGAAGGTGCTGTTCGCTCCCGCGTGAGTTCCAGAGCGGCGCGTATCTCCCGTACCAGCGCCTCCGGTTCGTCGGCGTGGAAGCGGATCGTGGTGAGGTCCTTGGGGCGCCCGAGGAAGGTGAAGTGCCGTACGGGGGAGGAGAGTTCGAGTGTGATCGTGGTCTGCGCGCCGATGGCCAGGTCGAGCCGGCCGTCGCGCTTCTCGTGCGTGGTGACCAACTCGCGGCGTACGGAGGCGATCGCGGCGAGCGGAACGCGAACGTCGACGTGGGCGGCGCGGCGAATACGCAGGACTGTGTCGTCGAGCACGTGGGGGCGAGTCACGGACGCCGCGTGCATGCCGACGACCAGAAGCAGTGTGTAGACGTCGAGCGTGAACACGACCCGGTGGACGGCGGGATGGTTCCGCAGGAGCACCGCCATACAGACGCTTTCGAGGACGCACACGAACCCGAAGCCGAACATCATCGCGCCCTGGCCGCGACCGTACGAGAAGGCCCGCCCGCGCCCGATACCGTGCGGCCGCCGGGCCACCCACCGGGCGATGCTCGCCAGCAGCCGCACCTCGTGCGCGACGAGCCGCCGCACGATCCGCACGACGCCGGTCGCCGGCGCACGGCCCGCCGTCGTCACCGTGTCCGCCGCCGCGCTCATCGCGCACGCTCCACGAGCAGTTCGATCGTCCGGCGGACCGCCGCGGCCTGCGCGGGGGCGAAGTCGTCGAGAAAGGCGCGGAAGAAGCTGCCGCTGCCGGTCATGTCGGTTCCCTCCAGGTCGAGTTGGCCGAGGCCCATGCCTTCCAGGGCCTCGTCGGGCAGGCAGTCGGCGAGGGCGCGGGCGGCCTGCTCGACGCGGGGGTCGGCCGGGTCGACGTCGACGAGCGCGTCGAGTTGGGCGTACGCCTCGTGCGTCCGCTCCAGGGCGCCGGGCACGTCCGCGGCGGCGCGCATCGCGGACAGCAGGCGCTCACGGTCCTCCGGGGCGGCGACCGTTTCGAGGAAGGCGATCATCTCGCGGTCCTTCGCGGCCATGGCCGGTTCCCGGTGCCGGGTCAACTCTCCGAAGATCGCGGCCAGTTCGGGAGACACGGGCCCCTCGGCGGTCAATCCGCTCCCGTCCAGCAGGGCGCGCAGCCGCAGCCGCCGCTCCCGGATTGCCGCCTCCTGGCGCGCCAGGTCGTCGTCGAGCTCCGCGAGCACCTCGGCGAGATCGCGCCCCGCGTCGTCCGCGAGGGCGTCCCGCACCTCGGCGAGACCGAGCCCCAGCTCGGTCAGCCGTTTGATCCGGGCGAGCATGACCGCGTGCCGCAGGCCGTAGTCGCGGTAGCCGTTGGAGCGCCGCTCGGGTTCGGGCAGCAGCCCGAGGTGGTGGTAGTGCCGGACGGTCCGCGTCGTGACGCCGACGGTGGCGGCGAGTTCTCCGATCCGCATGCCCTCAGTAGAAACGTTGACGTTGCGGCAGGGTCAAGCGGTGACTCTCCCGGCGGGTCGCGGAACATCCATTGACGGCTAACGGTGTTAGCCGTACGGTCGCGGCTAACGGCGTTAGCCAGATACTCGCGGCGCCAGTCCGCCGCACAGCCCGACCGTCAGCCGCAGGAGGCAGCAATGAGCACGGCAGCAATGAGTACGATCACCGCGCCCGGCACCGCCGAGGCCGCGGACGCCGACGTCACGGCCACCGTTCCCCGGCGCCGCCGCGTCCTCTCGGCCGCCCGCCGGACCGCCTGGCTGCTGAACGCGCTCTTCTGGTCGGCCTTCGCCGTGCTCGAGGCCGTGAACCACGGCTGGCTCGCGGGACTCCTGGCCGCCGCGTTCTTCATAGCGCCCGACCTGACGTTCCTCGTCGGCATCGGTGATGCGCGGGGGATGGCGAAGGGCCGCCTGCAGCCCCGCGCGGTCCCGTACTACAACACCGCCCACCGCGCCCTGGTCCCACTCGCCCTCATGACGCTCTACGCCTTCGGACCGGTCGCCTGGGCCCCGGCCTTCGCGGCCCTGTGCGGGTGGCTGGCTCACATCTCGTACGATCGCGCCTTCGGCTACGGCCTGCGGACGAAGGAGGGCTTCCAGCGTGACTGACGGGCAGGGCAACCAAGGTGCCGACGGACCAGGCACCCAAGTCGGTGACCGGCAGGAGGCCCACGGCGCTCAAGGCGCCCAGGGGGCCCAGGGCGGGGAGCTCGGTGGGCTGTCGCCACGGGCCCGCTCGATCGTCGCGGCGGCCCGTGCCCTCCTGGAGGAGTCGGGCCCCGCCGCGCTGACGATGCGGGCCCTAGCCGACCACCTGGGCATCAAGGCCCCGTCCCTTTACAAGCACTTCCCCGACAAGTCGGCCGTAGAGGTCGAGCTGATCGCACAGATGCTCTCCGAGTCCGCGGCGGCACTGGAGGAGGCCGAGGCCCAGGCCCCGGGCTCGATCCCGGCCCTGGCCGAGGCGTATCGCGCGTACGCCCTCGAACACTCCCACCTCTACTGCCTGGCCACCGAGCGCCCCCTGCCCCGCACCTTCCTCCCGCCCGGCCTGGAGGACCGCGCGGCCGCGCCCCTGGTCCGGGCCTGCGGTGGCGACATGGACCTGGCCCGGGCGACCTGGGCGTTCGCCCACGGGATGGTGATCCTGGAGATCCACGGCCGATTTCCGGACGACGCCGACCTGGCCGGGGCATGGAAGAAGGGCACGCGGGCGTTGCACCCCTGAGGAGGTACGACGCCATGGGGGCACGGGGTGATGGTGAGGTGGCGGGTGGGCTGCACCGGCAGGGCGGGTACGGGCAGACGTCTGGCCGCGAGCCGGCGGGTGGGCGTGATTCGGCGACTGACAGTAAGCCCGTGAGTGGCCATGAGCAGGCGACTGGCCGTGAGCGGGCGACTGGCCGTGATCCGGTGAGCGGACGTGATCCGGTGGGTAGGCGCGAGCAGGCCGTCTGGACCCGGGCGACGCTCGGCCGCGGCGGCCGCCCCCTCGACCTCCTCACCGCCCGCTTCGACCGTCACCGCTACGCACCGCACGCTCACGAGGAGTTCACCATCGGAGTCTGCGTCGGCGGCTCCGAGTTCATCGACTACCGAGGCGGCCGCATCGAGACGAGCCCCGGCTCGATAGTCGTTCTCGCGCCCAGCGAGACGCACACCGGCGGCCCGGCGGCATCCGACGGCTACGCCTACCGCGCCCTATACGCGGAGGTCCCCCTGCTCACCGAAGGCACGTACGGCATCCCGCACTTCCGCGACCCCGTCCTCGACGACCCCGAACTGGCCACCGCCCTCCGCCTCACGCACACCGAACTGAGCGTCTGCCCGGACCCGTTGGAGGCGGAGTCCCGCATCCCGTGGCTGCTGACAGCCCTGGCCCGCCGCCACTCCACGGCCCGCCCGGTGTGCGACAGGATCCCGGGGGCGGACCGCATAGCCGAGACGGTCCGCACCCGCCTGACAGACGAACTCCTCTCCCCACCCTCCCTCTCCGCCCTGGCCGCGGACCTGGACCTGTCCCGCTACCAACTGCTCCGAGCCTTCCGTACGAGCACGGGGATGCCCCCGTACGCCTGGCTGGCCCAGCACCGCGTGAACAGGGCCCGCTGCCTGCTGGAGAAGGGCCACCGCCCCGCCGAGACGGCGGCACTGGTGGGCTTCGCGGACCAGGCGCACCTGACGCGCTGGTTCCGCCGAGTACTGGGCGTGACCCCGGCGGCGTACCGCAACAGCGTTCAAGACACCCGCCGCTGACCCGACCGAGACTGCGCGCATGACTGCACGCGGCTGGTTTCTCTTCTCCCTGATGGGAGTGCTCTGGGGCATCCCCTACCTGATGATCAAAGTGGCGGTGGACGGTGGCATGTCCGCGTCCATGGTGGTGTTCACGCGATGCGCGCTGGGCGCGGCACTGCTGCTGCCCTTCGCGATCCGCCAGGGAAATCTGATCGGAGTCGTACGAGCGCACTGGCGCCCCATGCTGGCGTTCGCGTGCATAGAGATCATCGGCCCCTGGTGGACCCTGACCGACGCGGAACGCCACCTCTCCAGCTCGACGGCCGGCCTGCTGATCGCGGGCGTACCCATCGTCGGCATACTCCTGGCCCGCTACTTCGGAGACACGGAACGCCTGGGCGCCCGCCGCATGGTCGGCCTGGGGCTGGGCCTGGCCGGCGTGGCGGTCCTGACGGCCCCACACCTGACCGGCGGAAACGCCCGCGCCCTGACGGAGATGCTGGTGACGGTGGTGGGCTATGCAACGGCCCCGCTGATCATGGCCCGCTACCTGAAGCCGGTCCCGACCCTGCAACTGATAGCCCCGTGCCTGCTCCTGGCGGCGCTGGTATACGCCCCGGCAGCGGCGCTGACATGGCCGACATCGCCGCCATCCCCCTCGGTCCTGGCGTCTCTCACCGGCCTGGGAGTGATCTGCACGGCACTGGCTTTCGTGGTCTTCCTGGAACTGATCAGGGAGGCGGGCCCGACGCGGGCGGTGGTCTTCACGTACGTCAACCCGGCGGTGGCGGTGACGGCGGGCGTGCTGTTCCTGAACGAGGAGCTGACAGCGGGGGTGGTTGCGGCATTCACCCTCATCCTCCTGGGCTCGTTCCTGGCGACGGCGGCCCCGACGGCTCCGGTTCCAGGGCGGGCCGCGGGCCCGGTACCATGGTCGACACGGCAGACGAGCCGGGCGGACGGCCGCGTGGAGTCCCCTTCGGGGGCGCTTCCCGAGGAACGTCCGGGCTCCACAGGGCAGGGTGGTGGCTAACGGCCACCCGGGGTGACCCGCGGGACAGTGCCACAGAAAGCAAACCGCCAGGGACCTCGGTCCCAGGTAAGGGTGAAACGGTGGTGTAAGAGACCACCAGCGCCTGAGGCGACTCAGGCGGCTAGGTAAACCCCACCCGGAGCAAGGTCAAGAGGAGCCGCCGCAAGGCGCGCTCTGCGCGGACGTTCGAGGGCTGCCCGCCCGAGTCCGCGGGTAGACCGCACGAGGCCGGCGGCAACGCCGGCCCTAGATGGATGGCCGTCTCCCGGCCGACCGCGAGGTCGACCGGCGACAGAACCCGGCGTACAGCCCGACTCGTCTGCCTCTAAGGGCCTGCGGCCAGCGAAAGTACTGGTCAGGGGCCCTTTTGCCGGATCGGAAGCTTGGCCGGACCCGGTGTCTGCCCTCCTCCGAGCGACCGTCCTCGGCTGTTACGAGGAGGACGGCTATGGCCCCCAGGTGCTGGCCCTCACCGCTCAGCTGCGGGACTATCCGGAGGTTCTCGCCCGGCCCCTCCACCTCGCGGGCCTCGGTCAGTAGTACGCGTTGCCGCGGGGGCAGGAGGAGGCTCTGGCGGGCGATGACGTGGCTCCAGCCGCGGATCTCGATCCGGCGAAGTACCTCGCACCCGGCCTGGAGGAGGAACCTGAGGCGTGGATGAACAGTCGCTCTCTTTGCGGAGCCGTTCCAGGAGTAGCTAGGGGAGTTAGTACACAGGTGGGAAATGAAGCGATCGTTAACGCCGTCAACGAATTCGTGCGTTGATGGCTTGATCGACCTTGTGTACGGTTGCCCGTATGACGGACACCCCCGCCCCATCGGCCGGCCCGCTGGTCACCGGCTCCGAGATCGCCCGGCTGGCGGGCGTCACCCGCGCCGCTGTCTCGAACTGGCGGCGACGCTACGACGACTTCCCGACGCCGGCCGGTGGCGGTGCCAACAGTCCGCTGTTCGACCTGACCGAGGTACAGGCCTGGCTGGACAGGCAACGCAAAGGGCAGGACGTCTCGGTGGACGTGCAGCTGTGGCAGGAACTGCGCGGAGTCTACGGTGACGACATGATCGGCGGGCTTGCCGACGTCACTCAACTCATTGCCGAGGGGAAGGCGCCCGCGGAGCTACCAGCGGACGTGGTCCGGCTCGCGACGGATCTGACGGAGAGCAGTGGGGCGGCCGAGGTGGTGAGCGCCCTCGCGGAGCGCTTCACCGACTCCGTGCGCCGGGCAGGATCGGACCAGGTCACCTCGCCGCGCATCGTCCGTGCAGTGCGCCATTTCGTCGGCGAAGTGGCGTCCGGCGCGACTCTCTTCGACCCGGCCTGCGGCATCGGCACCTTGCTGCTTGCCGTTGGCCCGGAGCATGGGCCCACACGGCGGGGGCAGGAGTCCGACGCTCGCAGTGCTCGGTTCGCGCAATTGCGGGCCGACCTCACCGGACGGACTGGTGTGGTGGTCGCCACCGCAGACTCGCTGCGCGACGACCGATGGACGGAGCTGAGCGCCGACCTCGTAGTCTGCGATCCGCCGGTCGGCGAGCCCGACTGGGGGCGCGAGGACCTGCTGCTCGACTCACGTTGGGAGTTCGGCATTCCGTCGCGCGCCGAAGGCGAACTCGCCTGGTTGCAGCATGCCTACGCGCACACTGTGCCCGGCGGTCGCGTGCTCATGGTCATGCCCGCCTCGGTTGCCTACCGCAAGGCGGGCCGCCGTATCCGTGCCGAGCTCGTGCGACGGGGCATCCTCACCCAGGTGACCGCCCTTCCGTCAGGTACTGCGGCTTCGCACGCACTCCCGATTCATCTGTGGCACCTGCGCCGCCCGCTAGCCCTGGGCGACGCCGTCACTGTCGTCCGCATGGTCGATCTGACGGCGGGCGACCCCGACGGCTCTCTGGAACCGGGGCGCGACCAGCTGGCGGACGTTCCCCTGATCGATCTGCTCGACGACACTGTCGACCTCACGCCAGGCCGCCACGTTGAGGAGTCCCATCGCGACTACGTTGTTGAATACCAGGCTCTGAGAAGGGAGCTGAACGAGCAGGTGCGGCTGTTGGCCGAGCTGCTGCCGGCGCTGGCAGCGGGTGCCGGCCCCAGTTCCGTGGACGGCCCTACCGTCAGCGTCGCCGACCTCGCCCGCGCCGGGCTCGTCGAGTATGGGGATCCGGAGCCGGTCTCGGTCAGCGACCAGCTTGACACCGACTACCTTCAGGGGTTTCTGCGCAGCGCAGCGAACACGCGACGTTCTACGAGCTCCAGTGGCACCTTTCGCCTCGACGGTAAGGGTGCCCGCATCCCGCAGATGGACATCACTGGTCAACGCCGGTACGGGGCAGCCTTCCGCGCTCTCCAGGAGTTCGAGGAGCGATCGCGAAGGTTGGCGGAGCTGAGCCGGGACGTAGCGAGTCTGGCGAGAGACGGTCTCGGTAACGGGGCGCTCGCACCCGATAACTGACCGGTCATCACGTCACTGTCCTGATAAGTCACTTCGGCTGCGGTACGAACGAACTCACGGTCCCGCTCCACGAAACCGCCAAGGCCTCCCGCGACCGCGTGCAAGCCACGAACAGCAGGCACCTCTCCCGCAGCAGATCCGAATCATGCTGCAGCGTGTCCACGGAGACAGGCGTCACCTCACGAGAGAACGGCATCGCACCTGCCGTCACCCCCAGGACGGCGACACAGCGGAACTCCAGCCCTTTCATCGCGTGCATGGTGGCGAGCCGTACCCCATCCACGGTCGGCCCCGGGTTGTCCCTGACCCGGACCACCGGCACCTCGGCCGCGGCCAGCTTGTCGTACGCCTTGTCCAGCAGGACGTTGAAACGGGCACATACGCCGATCTCCGAAGGGCGGATGCCCTGGGCTATCCAGCCGTCGACGCGCTCTACGAGGGCCGCGACCTCCGCCTGCTCGGAGCCATACCCGTCCGTGTGGGGCCTTCGGCCGTGCAGCAGCGAGCGGTATCCGGCGAGGCTGTCGCTGCCTTCACCGCCCAGGTCGTCGACCGATACCGGGCTGAGGATGCCGGTCGACCAGACGAGGATCTCTTCCGTGGAGCGGTAGTTGATGCGCAGACGGTGGGTGCGTCCGGTCACCGAGATGCCCAGGGAGCCGAGAGAGACCTTCGAGTCGTAGATCCGTTGGTGAGGGTCGCCCGTGATGAACAGGTCGTCGCTGCCGGGTGCCACTGCACCGCGCAGGACGCGCCACTGGGTGGGGTGGAGGTCCTGGGCCTCGTCGACCACGACGTGGTCGTGGGTGGGCGCCGAGCCTGCCAGGAGGTCCGCCGCTCGCGCGCACACCTTCAGATGCGTTGTGGCTTTCTGAGTACGCAGCATCGACTCGAACAGCTCGACGGCGGACCATAGTTCGTTGCGTCGAGCGGACGGCAGAGCGCTCCCGCGACCGCGCCGCAAGGCGGTCCGGTAGGCGTCGGGGGTGCGCAGGTCCTGAGCAAGGATGACGTGTCGGTACTCCTGAGCGAGGAACTGCTCCGACCATGGCAGCTCCAGCTTCTTGACGACACGTTGCCACAACTGCCGTTCCTCCCGGTCGTTCACGGGGGAGGGGGACTTGCCGTCGAGACGGGTCACCACGCCGTGCGCGTAGGCGTTTACCGTAGTCACGTCGACGCGACCGAGGAGCGCCTCGTCGCCGTCCAGGAGCAGGGACAGGTTCTCGCGCAGTGACGCGGCAAGGGCGTTCGTGTACGTGGTGAGCAGCACCCGGGTGTCGGGCGAGCGCGCGAGGAGATGCTTGACGCGATGCAGGGCCGCGACCGTCTTGCCCGTGCCAGGACCGCCCGTGATCTGGACCGGGCCGCCATACGACACTCGGTAGGCGACTCGGCGCTGCGAGGGGTGGAGGAATACCCGCCAGGCCGTGAACGGCTTCTCCAGAATATCCGCCAGCTCTTCGGGCCCCGTGACCAACGTGATGCGGCTCGTAGTGTTGGCGATGGCGACAGCCAGACTCTCGTCCGGGTCGGGACCCGCGTCGATCGGGCGGCGTACGGCGACCACGTCCCGGTACACCTCGTCGGGGCTGAACCCCTCGGAGAGGAAGTGCAGTACCTCGAACTGGTCCTCCGGCAGCAGCGTCTCGAAAGCGTTGAGCTGCACCTTGTCGACGATGGTCCGCACCGCGCGCAACACCTGGTCATCGATGCCGAGTTCGCGCAGCACCGTGTCCGAGTACTTCGAGAAGAGCAGGGAGTCGGAGGCCGCGGCAGCTTTCTCCAGGGCCGGGGTCAGCTGCTCGATGGCAACTACGTTGCGGACTTCGAGCGCTCGCGTCGCGGAGTTCGTCGTGTACAGCCGCTTGGCCGCCCAGGTGTACGCGTCGTCGTGCCGTACGACGTTGACGAGCAGGAACACATCACTGCCGTCGTCGGGCGCGAGGACGACGCCGCGCCAGAAGTCGTTGATGCGGATGGTTCGCATGCGTGCGTCCTGCGCGTTCTGTACGGACTCCAGGTGGAGACCCTTGTCCGCTTGCAGTTCGGGCACGGTGAGCAGCTGGAACTTCTGCATCGCCTTGCGTACGCCGGCCTTGACGGGCTTCTCCAGGATGTCGTAGCTCTCCCAGAAGCTGTTGGCGAACGCGAGCTGCGGCACGAGGTGAACTCCCCACCCTGGATGGACTCCAACACTCCGCAGTCGATCACACGCGCGGGGTGTCCGCCAGCCGTTGGGCCACTGATCCGATGTCAGCAAGCAGGCCGGCTGGTTCCTGGTCCAGGTCGAGGGCGTGCTGATGGATGACGATGCCTGCGTGCCGCACCTGGTGGGCGGCATGCGAGGCGTTGCCCTTCGCGTACACCAGGTGTCCCT contains:
- a CDS encoding TetR/AcrR family transcriptional regulator; the protein is MSPRARSIVAAARALLEESGPAALTMRALADHLGIKAPSLYKHFPDKSAVEVELIAQMLSESAAALEEAEAQAPGSIPALAEAYRAYALEHSHLYCLATERPLPRTFLPPGLEDRAAAPLVRACGGDMDLARATWAFAHGMVILEIHGRFPDDADLAGAWKKGTRALHP
- a CDS encoding UvrD-helicase domain-containing protein — translated: MPQLAFANSFWESYDILEKPVKAGVRKAMQKFQLLTVPELQADKGLHLESVQNAQDARMRTIRINDFWRGVVLAPDDGSDVFLLVNVVRHDDAYTWAAKRLYTTNSATRALEVRNVVAIEQLTPALEKAAAASDSLLFSKYSDTVLRELGIDDQVLRAVRTIVDKVQLNAFETLLPEDQFEVLHFLSEGFSPDEVYRDVVAVRRPIDAGPDPDESLAVAIANTTSRITLVTGPEELADILEKPFTAWRVFLHPSQRRVAYRVSYGGPVQITGGPGTGKTVAALHRVKHLLARSPDTRVLLTTYTNALAASLRENLSLLLDGDEALLGRVDVTTVNAYAHGVVTRLDGKSPSPVNDREERQLWQRVVKKLELPWSEQFLAQEYRHVILAQDLRTPDAYRTALRRGRGSALPSARRNELWSAVELFESMLRTQKATTHLKVCARAADLLAGSAPTHDHVVVDEAQDLHPTQWRVLRGAVAPGSDDLFITGDPHQRIYDSKVSLGSLGISVTGRTHRLRINYRSTEEILVWSTGILSPVSVDDLGGEGSDSLAGYRSLLHGRRPHTDGYGSEQAEVAALVERVDGWIAQGIRPSEIGVCARFNVLLDKAYDKLAAAEVPVVRVRDNPGPTVDGVRLATMHAMKGLEFRCVAVLGVTAGAMPFSREVTPVSVDTLQHDSDLLRERCLLFVACTRSREALAVSWSGTVSSFVPQPK
- a CDS encoding MerR family transcriptional regulator — its product is MRIGELAATVGVTTRTVRHYHHLGLLPEPERRSNGYRDYGLRHAVMLARIKRLTELGLGLAEVRDALADDAGRDLAEVLAELDDDLARQEAAIRERRLRLRALLDGSGLTAEGPVSPELAAIFGELTRHREPAMAAKDREMIAFLETVAAPEDRERLLSAMRAAADVPGALERTHEAYAQLDALVDVDPADPRVEQAARALADCLPDEALEGMGLGQLDLEGTDMTGSGSFFRAFLDDFAPAQAAAVRRTIELLVERAR
- a CDS encoding helix-turn-helix domain-containing protein, with product MSGRDPVGRREQAVWTRATLGRGGRPLDLLTARFDRHRYAPHAHEEFTIGVCVGGSEFIDYRGGRIETSPGSIVVLAPSETHTGGPAASDGYAYRALYAEVPLLTEGTYGIPHFRDPVLDDPELATALRLTHTELSVCPDPLEAESRIPWLLTALARRHSTARPVCDRIPGADRIAETVRTRLTDELLSPPSLSALAADLDLSRYQLLRAFRTSTGMPPYAWLAQHRVNRARCLLEKGHRPAETAALVGFADQAHLTRWFRRVLGVTPAAYRNSVQDTRR
- a CDS encoding DUF4260 family protein, whose product is MSTAAMSTITAPGTAEAADADVTATVPRRRRVLSAARRTAWLLNALFWSAFAVLEAVNHGWLAGLLAAAFFIAPDLTFLVGIGDARGMAKGRLQPRAVPYYNTAHRALVPLALMTLYAFGPVAWAPAFAALCGWLAHISYDRAFGYGLRTKEGFQRD
- a CDS encoding N-6 DNA methylase; translation: MTDTPAPSAGPLVTGSEIARLAGVTRAAVSNWRRRYDDFPTPAGGGANSPLFDLTEVQAWLDRQRKGQDVSVDVQLWQELRGVYGDDMIGGLADVTQLIAEGKAPAELPADVVRLATDLTESSGAAEVVSALAERFTDSVRRAGSDQVTSPRIVRAVRHFVGEVASGATLFDPACGIGTLLLAVGPEHGPTRRGQESDARSARFAQLRADLTGRTGVVVATADSLRDDRWTELSADLVVCDPPVGEPDWGREDLLLDSRWEFGIPSRAEGELAWLQHAYAHTVPGGRVLMVMPASVAYRKAGRRIRAELVRRGILTQVTALPSGTAASHALPIHLWHLRRPLALGDAVTVVRMVDLTAGDPDGSLEPGRDQLADVPLIDLLDDTVDLTPGRHVEESHRDYVVEYQALRRELNEQVRLLAELLPALAAGAGPSSVDGPTVSVADLARAGLVEYGDPEPVSVSDQLDTDYLQGFLRSAANTRRSTSSSGTFRLDGKGARIPQMDITGQRRYGAAFRALQEFEERSRRLAELSRDVASLARDGLGNGALAPDN